The following are encoded together in the Ranitomeya imitator isolate aRanImi1 chromosome 4, aRanImi1.pri, whole genome shotgun sequence genome:
- the LOC138674720 gene encoding uncharacterized protein, producing MGLTESSKKCAIGLTEVQYLGYVIGHRVIKPQIDKIEAIQNWPKLLSTKQVRAFLGIIGYYLWFIPNFAGRSAPLTDLLKGKKSGMIRWNPQAKEAFQSLKSMLCGQPVLISPNFRKTFIV from the coding sequence ATGGGGTTAACAGAAAGTTCAAAAAAATGTGCTATCGGACTCACGGAAGTCCAGTACTTAGGATATGTGATTGGCCACagggttatcaaaccccaaatagATAAGATTGAGGCCATCCAGAACTGGCCCAAGCTGCTAAGTACAAAACAGGTGAGGGCATTCCTCGGTATCATTGGATACTACCtctggtttatacccaattttgctgggagATCAGCACCCCTAACCGACCTGTTAAAGGGTAAGAAGTCAGGTATGATCCGGTGGAATCCTCAAGCAAAGGAAGCATTCCAGTCCCTGAAGTCGATGTTGTGTgggcagccggtcctcatcagccccaacttcaGGAAAACCTTCATCGTGTAG